The genomic region GAAAGTCTGGCTGGTCGCCGGCGGCAAAGCCGCCCTTCGCCCTCAAATTGCGATTGTGATCGACGATGTCGCCTACGATCCGGCTCCGATGGACCGGTTTGCCAAGCTCGGGATTCCGTTGACCTTTGCCATCCTGCCCAGAGACCGCCGTTCCAAAATGCTGGCGGATAAAGCCGATGCCCTGCATTTTCCCGTGCTCTTGCATCTCCCTATGGAACCAGAGGACCGGATGGCCAACGACCCGGGTCCTTCTGCGCTTTATTTATCCATGACGCCGCAGCAGCTCAAAAATCAATTTGAAAAGAATTTAGCCAGCGTCCCCCATGTGGTCGGAATCAATAACCATATGGGTTCCGCTTTTACAGCCGATGAAGCGAAAATGAAACTGATCATGCCCTGGGTTAAGCAGAAAGGGTTTTTTTTCCTGGACTCGCATACGACATCCAACTCGGTCGTCGCCCGGGTGGCACGTCAGGCGGGGGTTCCTTGTCTTCTGAATGAAACCTTCCTGGACAACCAGGATGATGCCGTATCGATCGAAAAACAACTGGACCATGCCATGCGGCTGGCCTTGCGCGACAAACGAACGATCGCCATCAGCCACTACGGCCGCAAACACCTGGCGGAGGCTCTCGAGAAGCGAATCCCCGAATTCCAAGCGCACGGAGTCGCTTTTGTTCCGTTAACAGCCTTCTTCAACCGCTAAACAACAGTTACTTTCTCGACCCATGATTATTCTCGGCATTGAGACCTCCTGTGATGAAACCGCCGCCGCCCTGGTAAAAAACGGCCGGCGCGTGCTTCGGAGCGCGGTCGCCTCTCAAATGGCGATCCATCGCCCTTTTCGCGGCGTTGTCCCGGAGCTAGCCAGCCGAGCACACGTTGAACGAATCAACGACGTCATCGAAAGAGCGCTCGGACGCTTCGTCGGCCCGGTTGACGCGGTCGCGGTGACGACCGGTCCTGGACTCATCGGCTGTTTGTTGGTCGGCGTCGTGAC from Elusimicrobiota bacterium harbors:
- a CDS encoding divergent polysaccharide deacetylase family protein produces the protein MHDTRGGVGRWLAILLALGAISGYLILRWAPGHTLLTFSARVESNTNQTLARLGITDYQILQQLHREHRRFGLVWIESERRIQLLTAADVSRVARSLVSTGRQEHCRARQRMTSQGTLVTISFLGMSFQKVWLVAGGKAALRPQIAIVIDDVAYDPAPMDRFAKLGIPLTFAILPRDRRSKMLADKADALHFPVLLHLPMEPEDRMANDPGPSALYLSMTPQQLKNQFEKNLASVPHVVGINNHMGSAFTADEAKMKLIMPWVKQKGFFFLDSHTTSNSVVARVARQAGVPCLLNETFLDNQDDAVSIEKQLDHAMRLALRDKRTIAISHYGRKHLAEALEKRIPEFQAHGVAFVPLTAFFNR